TTGTTTGACACACACTGACCCCTTCAGCCTTTTTGTGTCGAGTCATGCAACTGTTTTGTCAGCCGGTTGTTCCTCCTGTGTTGGTACTGGAGTATATTATATTGCTTCTGTCTTTACGGCGGATAAGCTTCTGTTTCAGTGTGTCGCCAGGTGTGAAAAAGCTTTCCTTGGTTGTATTACTCCTGTCTTTTGACTCATCATTTGTGGGAATAGTCTCAGTTATGTGGTGAAGATGTAACATAAAATGTCCCAAACTGTCAAACAACCCAAATATAATCAGTTACTCTCTTTATAAgataaagaaaccagaaaatattcacatttaagaacatttaacTCAAGAATTTTGCAATCTTTTCTTTAGAAAATGGCTCAGATTTCTTGCAATTTCCAGATATCCTGTGATGTGGATGAGATATTCTGCAGATGTGATCTTTCTGTTCTGTTGCCACAATCATTTCATTCAGTCCACCAATGCATGTTTATGATTGGTTGTGTTATTCTGACAGGGACACATTTTACACCCTGTAGCTCctattttacatttaatctaATCAGCGCTGCTTATCGATTGCATCTCCTCTCACGGTGTTATCAccttttttattgtcatcttTTATTGCTGTATTCTGTCGCTGTGCAAACGCATTTAAACGTAAGCTTAATAAGGTGTCAGAATGTATTTTACAGCATTACATGGGCGCACAGCACCGTGGGGAGTTCTTTGCTTGCTCAGCTATGCATCTGTAATTGTGCCTAGTTTAAGGCTGACACATTGGAGCAGCCTTCCCAGCCTGCAGCCTGAGTGCGTACTCACACAGTCCGACAGACAATCTTAGAACGATGCAAAGACCTTCAGTATCCCCTCAAAAAGAAAGTCCTCTGACAGACAATGAGACgatgtttgctttatttatttatttagttagttttgaGCATATCTTAGAGACGGGGAGGAAATACATTTGTCAAAAAATCTCTGATCCACGCCCTTGACTTTGAAAACCtccaaaaaaaagtctgttcAGCATGAGAATATAAATCCCAAGACAAGTCAAAGAGGATCAAGTCAAGTTTAGATCTAAGCTGTTTGCTTGTCTAAAATGATAGAACTCctattaaaatagtttttaaagaccttttgtatacatttttttttttagattttatctGTATTCAGATTTTTTCTCACATGGCTGCACATAAAGTCTCTAGTCTTATCTTATGTGTGCAGGTAGGTCTACAGCTCAATCTGAGCCAGGACACAGTCTGCTGCTCCTCTGGTGCTGGTGAAAACATCGTCACTCATTttcaacctgtgtgtgtatgtgtgtgtgtgtgcacgtgtagTAAAGTAAAGAGCTGTGTAGTTAATCCATATGTGTTGTCAtgcaggtttttgttgttgttgttttaaaggcTAAAGTTAAACTAATCCTAAAATATAAGATGTGTGTTGTACTTTATCTTAGCCTAATGGAACTCACCCAGAGGAGGACAGGctgaaacttctcaaatacactTGTACATGTTTCAACCCGAATGCAATCCGACATATGTGATATGACAAATGGTGCAATCAGAGCAAGCCAAAGTATTTTACATTCACCTCAATTTTTGGAACTTTgacaatgtttaacatagatatccaACATTATAGCAGTAAGAGATTAACAGAAAAGCACAAtatctcctttttaaaaaccaaGTAGACAGTAAGCAAACTGGTATGTTGCTGCTCAGTTTAATCTAATCCTTATTAAATAGACAGTTTATCTACAGTAGGCTCTCTATCTGGCCATAATTATATGTGTTACAACCCTGATATTGTACTGTAAGGTCCATCTGTTGCTGCCCATTTAATAGTAAGTTGTGCTTTTATGGAGATTAAACCAAAAAAACTCCTCATATGGCAGAGAGCAGACTGACCTCTGGATAATGAGCTACCACTCTGACATAGAGcaccccagatgggactcgaacccacaatccctggcttaggaggccagtgccttatccattaggccactggggcagTTCTGTACTCTTCATTGGACATCATGTCTGCATGTCCATACAgtgtatctttctctctcttatcGCACATAAATTCAGAAACTGCAGCAGGGACGGAGGATGCACTCTGAATCATAAAGGCATGTCGGAGTGCACTATcacaattcatttattcatattttttttatctgactCTGCCTCGTTTCTTTtgccctctccctctctctctttctcacacacgcacatacacaaacgCTTCATATCTTTTTGAGAATTCACGGCCCTGTCGCAGCGTGTTCATCCACCAAACCCTGCAACACAATGATAGTGAATGATTCTCCTTCCCATTTTATTCTCCTCCAAACACTGCACTTTCCTTCAAGACTGCATCCGAAATTGAAAGACCCCTCGGCAGGAATCTTTAAACTTCTCACTGCTATGGTgactgcttttttcccccctttcttacatatttaaaaaaaacctgaatgcATCCTAAATGGAAAGATAGATGGGAGAAGAAATGTGGTGACAGACTTTCCATGAGGATGCATCCTAAGTTGGAGGCTTGTCTCGTTAGTATGCGCTCCTCTGTGCAACTTTGAGGAACAGACGGTCACCATGAGACATTATGAGCTCCGTGAATATCCTAACAGCAGTTTGTATTCATTGCATGGTTTTGTTGGTTTCTCCATCCATGTGTCCTCATATGTTTAGCCTCTTGGGAGACAATTTTAGAGCGGGTGAATGTCTCCAAAAAGCCAAGCAACATAAAAGTGTCAAATGTTTTAAGGGGAAAAAGTTCCAACTTCTCTGATTAAGTGCAAATCGAAAAATACTGTGTGAAAACTCAAAGgacaaaatgtgtttcatgtgcACAAACATGCGCTGAATATGCAAGTGGTCAGCGGCCATTTTTTAAAGAGCCTGATCCAATTAAGGCAGACACATTCTCATGAAGCCTTAATTGAATCAGGTGTGCGagctcagagctgcagcagaaacactgcGGGAAAGCTGAGCGTCGAGGCCTCCGCTGGGAAATTCTCCATTAGACTAATCACACTAATAAAGACAGACTTTTGGTGGGAGTCACCTCAAGGCACTGAGTGATGAGAGGATTGACACTGTAACCGTTTGAGTACAGAGTCAGCATTTAGCTTGCAGCACCTTTAGCTAAGTAGCTGTGAAGTGAGAAAATGGAAAGTCGCTGAAGCTTTAAAGCCTCAGTACATGGTGAGTTGGTTGGCTTGGTATTTATAAAATTGCCTTTTTTAGAATTGCATTGTTTTTGAGTTACGGAAttgctgaaatgaaaaatggggACATTTCAAGTTTGGCAGGCAATACACTGAATCATTAAAATATCCAATGTTATTATCTGATATAATAAAAGAGGGCGGATAATTCCAGTTTCATGTACTTTTTGGGGTTGTTACCTACTGAGGTCATTGATTCCACTCGGTTGCTAAGTGCTCCTGACTGTTGTAACGACATTCATTAACAGTCATTGGAGTCAACTGAGGCCAAATGTAAATGAGGCTCTTAGCGATTCTCGTTACAGCAGCCAGGTGTTCCAACGACTGTCATTTACATTTGGCCTCAAGCGACTCTCCGACGGCTCTAAACGATTGCCGTTACAACCAGCCAGGAGTATTAACGAATTAAGCGGCATCAGTGACCCCACAGAGGTTAAATACCTTGGACTCCTCACTCCCAGCTAATCAGAACTGAAGAGGCTCCTTGGATGAGAGGTGAAATGTCTTCAACCGTCCTCGAAAAACTATCAGAAACACaatgactgacagaaaaaaacaactatatcACAGAAACACTACAGATAAGACAGAGCTGTCTGATGTGGACGGTCACTCAGTGGCCCTTGAAGTCCAGGAAGAATAAGAGCAGAAGAGAAGATGAGCAAAATTGCAgctaaatctttctttttttcttctcggTCTCAGGAAGGCTCAACTTTTATGAAGAATGTGGTGACAGACAGAGGGCAAACCAGCGCAGGCAATCAAAGAAGTTTTatgctttttctgtctgttgatGTTCTACCACGGCCGTTCTTTTCCCCCCGCTGCCAATTGCAAAAAGAGGAATGACAAAGGGTGCAGTGGACCATTGTATCGCCTTGACCTGGGCGTATAAATGGAAATTCTTTCATCATGTTGTCATTAAAATGGCATTTCCGTGTCTTGGAAAGAGCCATTGTACTTCCTCTGTTTGGTCTTCTTCACTCTCATTGTGTCACTTTTTCCTGctcttttaactttttcttctccaacattctttctacctttttcttttcttacttctAACTTTTGACACTCTCCTCGCTCCACTCTCTTTTTCTTATAGATACAGTATATGGATAGTTGTTATAAAGTCTGTGCTACAACACTGTAGTTTGTGGTAAAGGTCTTGTACTGTGTGGTTAATCTATAGTATAGTGCTGCAGGTTATAtcacacattaacacagaaTCTGCTTTACCTGTGGTACTTTATGTCGCACCACATTAATATTATAGGAACATTTTCCAATAAGAGGAAGTTTTTAGTAAGGGGTAAACTATTGGATAAAATACTTTGGTTAATTCCCATAGTTGTGGACTTTAGGAAAAATGCCTCCTAGCTTTACGTCATACTCAGTGTACAAACATTGTCTAgctctgggaaaaaaagaaagaaaataagcaatGAAATGTCTGAATTTTAACCCCAATCTTACTGTTGGCCTCAGTTTGTGCCTCTTACAGTAATATTACATTTGCACCACAGAGCTCAGCATCAGTTTTTCTGCAAGATGAACACTTGTTTGATCAAttaaaaaccaataaaacaaGACTTGCCCGTTTTTCATCCAGATTCTTGGTTGATTCTTTACGaggaattattattaattgtggaaatacattaaaaagtgtCATAAGATCTTCTGGGTTGGGCTTTATCCTTAACAAAAACAGATGCTTACTTTAATGCTGAATGataaattttaacattttaaaaaagtagttGAGTTGCCTCTTTTGCATgtgctgaaaaataaacaatgacagatCAGCTCGATTAACCTACatggacatttttaataaaatatcacCTTATTCGCCATGCCGAGAGAGAGTAAAATTAAATTCCTCCTTGGAGAGAAAACACTGTTGGCTGTGCTGTCAGCTGTCAGAGTAATAGCACCTTGCAATTGCACTGTATTCAGCAGGATACTTTAAAACTAAAAGTCATTGCCCAGTCATTTTGCAGTATTAcagaaatttgtcttggacacaaaaaaacaaccaattgCCAATTCTGGACAGGACAAGTGAAATAAAAACGGTATATCTTAGCTGTATTGCCCTATATTGTAAACTGATTTAAAGattactttctgttttcacCATAACACGCATAAATAAGCCCTAAATTAAATTGcattgaaagaaagagagaaaggagcagACAGGTCCTGACTCAACGGGTGCTCAGTAAATATCTCTCTATCTCGTTCACTGTCTCCTCCGCAGATGCTCGAACCTTGAACGGTGATTCGTGAGGTTGCTGCGTCATGAATCAGCTCTGACCGATAAAGgtgaagtctgtgtgtgtgtgtgtgtgtgtgtgtgtgtgtgtgtgtgtgtgtgtgtgtgtgtgtgtgtgtgtgtgtgtgtgtgtgtgtgtgtgtgtgtgcatgtaaattaTAAGAAGAGGCCGAGAGAcaatttcagttgttttttttaaactgaaagcaGGTTTTGACAGAAataattacacataaaaaaaacagatgttgtGCTTTCACTTATAATGTGGCTGTAATTTTGGCTTGAATGTGGCTTCATTTCAGGaattaaaggtatactatgctGGATTTTCTCATACAAAAGTAAtcccttttttaaatcatcacttATAGCCAACTAATAGTAAGTGCTGGTGTATTTATCtgactgtattttattattattttgccagccaataacagcatgCAGGGTGTGAAAGTCAGGACTCATAGCAAAGGTTACattactgtctctgtctctctcctctcctctcctccactctgctctctgtctctgtgtcattgaTCTTTTGAagagctgcaggtgtgtgtgtgtgttcataggAGGGTggggctgagctacacacacacacacagagccgaGCACAGAGGACCACAGCAGACAGGATGAAGCTTTACTTTCACTCTACAAAATCTGGCGATGCAGCACCTTCCCACAGAGGTATggctgtgtttatttatgctttagaacataaccactgtgaaacaatcaCTGGGAATTATGTTGCAATCATACAGACTCCATAGACTTAACTAATCTGGGCACACATAGCTTTTTGGAGATTCTGTTTAAAAGTCAATAAGGCACACATCACATGCACGTAACAGAGATTGGATCAATGTTGCTGTAGACACTTGCCTGTGTTGACATCAGCAGGAAAATCAGGAAAAGTTTGCTCATGTCCTCCAGCAGTTGCAGATTCACTGACAACAACTGTCACTGGCCAGCGTAGGGATCAAACCCACGGCACTGGAGCCATTTAGGGCGTCCAGTCACATGTGATCACCTTTTGTTTTTGGCCTCTTTGCAAGGGAATCAGTTCAAGTACTGTGGCAAAATTAGGGCAGAAAACTACTTTCCCTGATGTGTTTTTGCCGTCTTGTTGTAATGTTGGCGTCtttattgctttcattttttaacatggcGTACTCAGTTCTCTGCCTTTTATTGTCTATGTCAAAGTGAGCAAAACACCTTTGGTCACATGCTCATTTATTGCAGAGATTGAGATATTAGTTATGATCAGTTATCCTGCTGCTATGCATGTCAGCAGCAAGTATTTATTCATCTGATGCAAGGTTGGTAAGATTATGACTCTTCCTTGGTGTGTATTTTAGCTTCAGTGCTGCGAGTGGAACACTTTTTCTGCAGTCAGttcacatatttatacattttattacataacAGGATTTATACACTGGTCAGTACAGGGATCAAAGCCACAACTTTGGCCATATTTGCACCACGCACTGAGCCAACCAGACTGATCTTCTTGTTCCTCAACAAAAAGCATTTCTGTTAAACTGGGACAGAACACAGTGAAGCTTTTAGGATGCAAGAGGCAGCGAGAGAGATCGATGCTTGCATACTCATGTACCCTTTGTTTCTGTGAAGCAACAGAGAAGTCAGGCACTTCTTCTTTGGGCCACTTAGTCACATGGGAGCTGGTATCAAGTCAGAGTGAGCAAGccaaaaatatctgaatttaattaattaaacatccAAGAATGAATTAACCTTGAAAGAGCCCAGAACCTGACTGTCTTTAGACAGTGACAAAAGAGAAACTAAGACTATTCTACATATGCATTCGCCTCTTGACAGTTTCTGTTTAACTGAAGGTCCGTGCTTACAGTAGAAGACACAAGGTGACTGTTTGGCCTTCAGGTAATCTGTAAACATCACCTACATCTAATGTGGAAGTGCTAaatctccttttctccctttgcCGTGGGATAAATTCATATAATAAATCAACAACAGTTCGATATATTAGACTAAATaggaatattaaataataaaacatgagtaaaacaACATATCTGCCAACACTGGAGTATTTTGTTGTCTCCAGTTTACAGACTTTGGCTGCACAACAAGCCTAAATGATGTACCAAGAGCTACCGAGAATCAATAAAGCGGTAATTCAACAGTGCTGTTTAAGATGCgagaggtttttttgttttgttttgagccTTTTTTAAAGCGAGGTGTACTGGGAGGTGATGTGATCGATTAGGAAAGAAAGGTATTTTGAAGTATAACCAAAGATATTTACGATGAAGCACTTCTGACCTTTGCCATAATTTGACGTGTGAGTGACAAAGATTGTGACATTTAAGCAAAACCTTGCTACCTTCCTGCATTAAATAATTGTGTTTCACTCAGTTGATGTTTTAGCTGAAGGTTAGAAGATGCCAAGAGGATTCAAGACAGTAAGAGGTGATTATGACACACAGATGGATTGGAGCATTGCCCAAGTGTTAAAGAAAGCTCTTCTATACTATAGATGCCATTTCTGCTCGTTTTCTCTGAACTTACACTCACAGAGACGAACTGACCTCGAGTATTTCCAGCTAATTAATAAAAATCCGTTCATTATTATATACGCCGTGGCCCTCGGGACTCGTAAGACACAGACTGTAATTAATGTTGTGACCCTTCGAGAGGAGAGACAGGTCGAGGTTTGAAGACGACAAGGTcagtaaaagataaaatacattACGAGCTACGTGCTCGGGTGAAAGAGGGTGATAGAAACCAGGAGACAGCAAAgtttacatttataatgaaatgtaaCAAATTGACTGGCACTGGATAGTATAGCGAGATATGAAATGAGCAGTCCTCGAAATGCCTTCCCACAAAGGATAATTAAATTTATGGATTAGAACTTTTGGCAGAATGAAACTATTTTTGGGTTATTAATACTCCGTCTCGTCCCCATCTACACAGCTGAAGATATATGGGTTCCATATTTGGAGCTGTGGGTATTTTTCATAGTAATCTGGAGGGATAAATAACTGGATCTCATTGTGAGCAATGTGTTCTGGCTGCAGATGAGTTGGTAAAGGATTGCCTGAGAGGTTTAAAAGTTACAGAACATTTATTGGCTAGACGGTGTAACAACAATGACCATAAAAAATAGCAATATTAGATGCAGGATTCAaatctctttcctcctctgaaCAAACAAAGCTTCATCATTTCACTGATACCTACACTTTGTTTTTCCTCAGGGAGAAAAAGCACATAAATGTCACCTTATTGAGATGATTTTATTCTTAAAAGAAATAAGAATAAACAAATAGGACACTGTTTTGTGATAAGAAGTAGCAGCTGTATTTGACTGATGCTCACAGACTCATGAAAGGAGACGAACTCTGAGAAAATTGACTCGATATAAAGTCGAGATTATGATTTCATTCTAAATCACAAACTGAAGCTCTAACAGATAAAACCAGCTTCTAAGGAAAACAGCTTTAGTCATTTCAGGAAATTCTccaatgtgaaatatttatgtTCAAGTAAAGGcggaaatagtttgacattattGACTTTATGCATTTCAGCAGCAATTCCAACTCTGTGATGTTGTCTTAACTTCCAATCTACACCGGAAATGGGGAACAGTGTGTTTAATTTATGTTGATAAATCAGATAACAGAACAACAAAAGTGATTATCGACTATAATCGTAATCAAGTcgttattttaacccaaaccatgatctttgaCGACATCTTACGACGCTGTTTCTGTCTCTAAACTGAACCAAACCTTCACCGTAGTGATGTCAGATCACACGGCAGTTttactttcacaaaaaaagGGATTTGTTGCGGTTTTGGAAGGCACTGTGATAGGGGCATCAGATTAGAAAGCAATCAGTCATTCTGGAGGGCAATTATGAATCATGTATCTAATTTAATTTGGAAGACAAAAATGGCTCCAAATTGGATGAATTAATTTCAGGTGTGAGACACAGCAGGAGGTGAGTCACCTATCTACACAATGGAGATATTCCAAGTGTTGGTCTTATGTGTTGTAGTCTAGTGTGTTTAAAATTActataatgtgttaaaatttgGCTATTCATCCTCAATGATTCCTCCTAAAACTGTTTGCAGGAAGTTCACAAACAACTTTCAGCTCCCTTAAACTTAAGAAATGTGAACAGGagaggtattttttttaaaaggccgTGAAATCatttagagaagaaaaaatatgtatttattttttttggcagctGGCAGACTCATCTAATTGCAGTTTTCTGTCACAGAAATTGATTACTTTCACTCTCAAATGTCACAAAGTTATtacatttcaagaaaaaaaaaacactgagtgaGATGACAGGTGTTCCAGTGGGTAATTTAACTCTTCGTTGCAATTCCACCTTAAGTGTAAGGCGTAGGAGTAGCAGAGGAGTCCAGTGCTGCCAAATCTGCAAAGTCTTAAACATACAAAGTCTTAAACACTTAAcatataattcatttaaatattttttcactcCTTCTCTGTTACAAAGTCTTCAGTCGTTAGTTGCAAAAAAAACCATCAGAAAACTTTACGCTCTcacaaaaacaatttgaaaCCTAGAAGAGTTATTCCTCTCTCCCCCGCCGAAGCCATTGGGATTATTTTTCAAGTGCCTCATTTCACTGCACTCTGTGAAGTGGCTCTCAGGTTCGCTTTGCCCGGCAGATGAATTCACAGTGAACTGTTAAAACCACATAACCATATGAAAACGCACTTGTGGGTTTGTTGAAGTTTACTTTTATGCATTATACACTGGAAAATAATGATCATGGATGATTCATCTtagggctttttttttgttgcttgaAAGAGTCTGATGCTAGTTTTCTATCAGcacttgatgatgatgatgagatttTTAAACCACCTCCTGATGCAAAGCCGTCACTGATCAATGTTCCTCATATGCTGTAATCATATTCATCGGCACACTTTTAATTCATCTATATTCATTGGTACAGTTGCATCTGTTTTcacgcctacacacacacacgctcaaacACTGCTAGCCGTGTCGTAGTCCTTGCTGATGTGAGAGGTGCTGGGCAGGGACTTGAGATACTCCATGTGCCTCCTTGCGTCCTCCTGATTGTGCCTGATGTAGTAAATGATGTAAGCTGTCACCATGGAGAACCAGCAGAACATAGCCACGAACATAGCCACGTCTGTCGTTTTCTGGTGGAAGTTGCAAAAATTGATCCCAGAGTCCAGGACCTGGATCACCGGTTGCCCCACGTACTCCTCCTGCACTGAAGTGTAGCAGCCCACCTCGTTCACCGTCTCAGGGTCCAGCCTCAGCTCCCTCAGCACCTCCTGCAGGGAGCACTCGCAGTGCCAGGGGTTGTGGGACAGGCGGATGCGTGCGTGGAGCTTGGTGAAGGTGTCCTTAGGAAGGCTGCTCAGGTGGTTGTTGGAAAGATCCAAGGTCCGCAAGCCCTCTGAAATCCCTTGAAAGGCGCCGACCTCCATGCTCTCTATGGCGTTGTGAGATAGGTCCAGTTCCCTAAGGCGGTGGAGGTCTGTGAAGGCCCCATTGGGGATGTGTCTG
The Scomber scombrus chromosome 24, fScoSco1.1, whole genome shotgun sequence genome window above contains:
- the LOC133976361 gene encoding leucine-rich repeat-containing protein 3-like, with the protein product MGASQRCGSSIKPPSCSLFFVGTLWFLLMIMTACACPKSCHCTDRNGVVVQCTSRNLENIPLNFPKDTVVLLLSSNRIRHIPNGAFTDLHRLRELDLSHNAIESMEVGAFQGISEGLRTLDLSNNHLSSLPKDTFTKLHARIRLSHNPWHCECSLQEVLRELRLDPETVNEVGCYTSVQEEYVGQPVIQVLDSGINFCNFHQKTTDVAMFVAMFCWFSMVTAYIIYYIRHNQEDARRHMEYLKSLPSTSHISKDYDTASSV